A single genomic interval of Penicillium psychrofluorescens genome assembly, chromosome: 2 harbors:
- a CDS encoding uncharacterized protein (ID:PFLUO_002952-T1.cds;~source:funannotate) — translation MSSIAVSSTAVASNSQAAEEHYNNWPNDKGFDPEFEEHSPVELSVTGHIPAYAAGTLYRTGPCKSKVDTENGGTFQVSHWFDGFSQTHRFQIMGPDNVHGNVRVFYNSRFSTDALIESVRKTGSLQAMGFGQKRDPCKSVFNKIQSEHTPPEDPSAINIGVTLSVNMPGLDHTATAEPNNRWDGSKPIQNLYAKTDRNVFKKIDPETLEPIGLAAQADLHPDLDGPLSASHARSDPKTGDVFNFNCSLSPSPTYRVFQVSASTGKTTILATFPGTPAYLHSLVLTQDYVLLCVWNSHINPMKLANGSFMEAIMPMDATKPATWYVIDRKNGQGLVAKYESPAFFCFHTINAWQQPSKEDPSKTDVVADLLRLESPEFLKTLYFENLISTSAKAKALTEQRDDSLRSSFSRFRLPAVPSAPTAEVGKASIEWSECQALNPELPTINPNFVTQPYRYVYAVTLSGRSTFTDSIMKLDCETKETHAWSHHGHSPGEALFIADPNGRNEDDGVLLSVVLDGMRGKSYLLCLNAHDLTELGRADVNGPVGFGFHGQHVPKVGVPTGDY, via the exons ATGTCGTCCATTGCAGTATCATCTACAGCAGTGGCCAGTAACTCGCAGGCAGCTGAGGAGCATTACAATAACTGGCCTAATGACAAGGGA TTCGATCCTGAATTTGAAGAGCATAGTCCCGTGGAACTGTCGGTAACTGGCCATATTCCCGCCTATGCTGCCGGAACCCTATACCGTACCGGACCATGCAAGAGCAAAGTGGACACAGAAAATGGCGGAACATTTCAAGTATCTCACTGGTTTGACGGATTCAGCCAAACGCATCGTTTCCAAATCATGGGCCCTGACAATGTTCATGGGAACGTTCGGGTCTTCTACAACTCGCGCTTCTCGACTGATGCGTTGATTGAGAGTGTGAGAAAGACTGGATCTCTACAAGCGATGGGGTTTGGACAGAAACGCGATCCTTGCAAGAGTGTGTTCAACAAGATTCAAAGTGAACATACTCCCCCCGAAGACCCATCTGCTATCAACATCGGCGTCACCCTATCCGTCAATATGCCTGGTCTGGACCATACAGCTACTGCAGAGCCAAACAACCGTTGGGACGGTTCCAAGCCGATCCAGAACCTCTATGCAAAGACCGATCgcaatgtcttcaagaaAATCGACCCGGAAACTCTAGAGCCCATAGGACTCGCAGCGCAGGCTGACCTTCATCCGGATCTCGACGGGCCGCTGTCAGCTTCACATGCTCGATCCGATCCTAAAACTGGAGACGTGTTCAACTTCAATTGCTCACTGAGTCCATCCCCCACATATCGCGTTTTCCAAGTATCTGCCTCTACGGGGAAGACGACAATTCTCGCGACCTTTCCGGGAACACCAGCGTACCTTCATTCCCTGGTCCTCACACAGGATTATGTTCTGCTCTGTGTATGGAATTCGCATATTAATCCGATGAAACTTGCAAATGGCTCATTCATGGAGGCCATAATGCCGATGGACGCGACCAAACCAGCAACATGGTATGTCATCGACCGCAAGAATGGCCAGGGACTAGTTGCAAAATATGAGAGCCCTgcattcttctgcttccaCACCATCAATGCATGGCAGCAACCGTCCAAAGAAGACCCCAGCAAGACGGATGTGGTGGCGGATCTTTTGAGGCTCGAGAGCCCGGAGTTTTTGAAGACTCTGTATTTCGAAAATCTCATTTCTACTTCCGCAAAGGCGAAGGCCCTTACCGAACAACGGGATGACTCCTTGCGCTCGTCCTTTTCTCGTTTCCGTCTCCCTGCTGTGCCTTCTGCTCCCACAGCCGAGGTCGGCAAGGCATCTATCGAGTGGAGTGAATGTCAGGCGCTCAATCCCGAGCTGCCAACAATCAACCCCAATTTTGTCACCCAGCCATACCGATATGTCTACGCTGTGACGCTTAGCGGCAGGTCGACCTTTACCGACAGCATAATGAAGCTTGATTGCGAGACCAAGGAAACTCATGCGTGGTCGCACCACGGTCATTCCCCTGGAGAAGCGTTATTCATTGCTGATCCGAATGGAAggaatgaagatgatggagtGCTTCTCAGCGTTGTCTTGGATGGCATGCGAGGCAAAAGCTATCTTCTTTGTCTAAATGCCCATGACCTCACAGAACTTGGCAGAGCCGACGTTAATGGACCTGTTGGGTTCGGGTTTCACGGACAGCATGTTCCGAAAGTCGGGGTGCCTACTGGCGACTATTAG
- a CDS encoding uncharacterized protein (ID:PFLUO_002950-T1.cds;~source:funannotate), producing MALKRVRCESIVQGIRAYLYQLDTVADNDGDEPTTSNNSIPTNEEFEAALKVLDYLHMQKSISQLESSSPLSDVILAVRTQLGMDSSRRAQHHASQALNARNDRYSKFSRCYICCYRFQDSEAHDLYPSLCRSCGMFNIASSRLSLPEKLNLSGKTALITGGRINLGYHTALRMLRCGARVIVSSRYPGDAATRYAREPDFEQWSSSLKVVGADFRAASDAFRLVHVVKELLRAWDGRHNSDSRTSLEILINNAAQTLTDPVKAEMKAISRERAFKDLPEAKALLAGGASVDYQPRLRGGMQASWIPRIEDEQTQQLLPNGVSQDSLNEGRVVQKGLRTTGDVDSDSRSSWMQSLDEIPYEDLISAHSVNAFVPLILCRELLPLMGAAGSSSTSTSKPVGYIVNVSSREGILEDMPNSRSKAGHHVHTNMSKAAINMITETEAGKAWQTRRVAMNSVDPGYMSAAPECQPKNGCPIGFEDGTARVLWPIAVGEVENRVISGRFLKHFERGAAVVRRMN from the coding sequence ATGGCCCTGAAGAGGGTAAGATGCGAGAGCATTGTTCAAGGAATCAGAGCCTATCTATATCAACTGGACACCGTGGCGGACAATGATGGAGACGAACCAACAACCTCAAATAACAGTATACCCACAAACGAAGAGTTTGAAGCAGCACTAAAGGTGCTGGACTACCTTCATATGCAGAAATCCATCTCGCAACTCGAATCATCAAGCCCCTTGTCTGACGTGATCCTCGCGGTGCGAACACAACTTGGGATGGACAGCAGCCGGCGAGCTCAGCATCATGCGTCGCAAGCGCTAAATGCCAGAAACGACAGATACTCCAAATTCTCCAGGTGCTATATTTGCTGTTATCGCTTCCAGGACTCAGAAGCCCATGACCTATATCCGTCATTGTGTCGGTCGTGTGGAATGTTCAATATTGCCTCATCTCGGCTTTCATTGCCCGAAAAGCTGAATCTCTCCGGAAAGACCGCTCTGATTACCGGAGGGCGAATCAACCTCGGATATCATACTGCGCTACGAATGCTTCGTTGCGGTGCTCGAGTTATCGTTTCATCTCGGTACCCCGGTGATGCAGCGACTCGATATGCAAGGGAACCAGATTTTGAGCAATGGAGCTCGAGCTTGAAAGTCGTTGGTGCGGACTTTCGAGCTGCAAGTGACGCTTTCAGGCTCGTACATGTTGTGAAGGAGCTATTGCGTGCATGGGATGGACGGCATAATTCTGATTCGCGAACATCACTTGAAATTCTGATCAATAATGCCGCGCAGACTTTGACGGATCCCGTGAAGGCAGAAATGAAGGCTATATCTCGTGAAAGGGCATTTAAGGATCTGCCAGAGGCCAAGGCACTACTCGCAGGCGGTGCCAGTGTGGACTACCAACCACGGCTAAGGGGAGGGATGCAAGCATCCTGGATACCGAGAATTGAGGACGAGCAAACGCAACAGCTGCTTCCGAATGGAGTTAGCCAAGACAGTCTGAATGAAGGCCGAGTCGTCCAGAAAGGACTTCGCACCACCGGTGACGTCGACTCCGACTCGAGATCATCATGGATGCAATCTCTAGATGAGATCCCATACGAGGACCTGATCAGCGCCCACTCAGTGAACGCTTTCGTTCCATTGATACTATGCCGCGAGCTACTACCTCTCATGGGCGCAGCCGgttcatcctcgacatcgacatcaaAGCCGGTGGGATACATCGTCAATGTTTCATCGCGGGAAGGGATCCTGGAAGACATGCCGAATTCACGAAGCAAGGCCGGACACCATGTCCACACGAACATGTCTAAGGCTGCTATAAATATGATTACGGAAACAGAAGCCGGGAAGGCGTGGCAAACGCGCCGTGTTGCGATGAACTCCGTGGATCCGGGTTATATGTCTGCTGCACCAGAGTGCCAGCCCAAAAACGGATGTCCCATTGGGTTTGAGGATGGGACTGCTCGGGTGTTGTGGCCTATTGCTGTTGGTGAGGTAGAGAATCGTGTTATCTCGGGGAGATTCTTGAAGCATTTCGAGAGAGGAGCTGCTGTTGTTCGTCGTATGAATTGA
- a CDS encoding uncharacterized protein (ID:PFLUO_002954-T1.cds;~source:funannotate): MSTPTTRHSLRQGLRQAPKVNQPFTPDTGRERRSHTQQGFTSPQPPTSSHVTLSSATQHQPGTHFGVETWEGKEHIPLPMSTREVATPGNRPVLFANLGRKQVKQPDFYDPYFPLRYLEVPRTDHIYKRAHYGLQSGIPDEIDFALYHLVQISNQRWDKFKFEGFPLLAETLMEKALDVTRICTGVKWELQYDPRQPIDRVNVLNSLHGTRNLLDKLQKLPTNLPYDSLETYELNHELRNVKEAVLVMRNMVLLKENAWYVSRYAKGLLRDFLVVLINLPNQPRLNEIKNDALDIAEECTKFMRTDVEDPLWVSLVNCLDSSDRAHVIRALWALTHFSTEMDEGDGNRAMERISKPTLQQLYYHTLLDLDKDVLSGALDFWYQYTLSPDNIEKLMDIINFPVVFVPRMVALLTYESRPTKKETVLQEEKVAPAPSEIPRVPAKLLKDLMELSEPERSSQWLRCCFIEDTECEITQIALWQAYQSRFADPRIPGGGVLPAAEFIKNVSNTFTNAQAQVINGPGTAKFIIKGIRPLETAYTFEGFPYLYCKWADNSSPSKMCQQAFASPTDLRNHVFADHMNLEPAEEPGQYKLDAAEKPIHTCQWDNCNRFRVSGPSTNTAMVAGHVSSHLPEDRPAGAPPPSSKRAILQERIVRKWYYMDTPVNEKGEPFGVAYKAALVLRNIARGIPDRMASQYGLPWKKAVFLSQRTKIVESWDRNRALRKELTELLMVVEREDDY, from the exons ATGTCCACCCCTACAACTCGGCACTCCCTACGAC AGGGCCTGCGCCAGGCGCCCAAAGTCAACCAGCCCTTCACCCCGGATACTGGACGCGAGCGACGTTCCCACACCCAGCAAGGCTTCACATCTCCTCAacctccaacctcctcccaTGTGACCCTCAGCTCTGCTACGCAACACCAGCCGGGTACGCATTTCGGCGTCGAAACCTGGGAGGGAAAGGAACATATACCACTACCGATGTCCACGCGGGAAGTCGCAACGCCGGGGAACCGTCCTGTGCTGTTTGCCAACCTCGGCCGAAAACAAGTGAAACAGCCCGATTTCTATGACCCTTATTTTCCTCTCCGGTATCTTGAGGTACCAAGGA CTGATCACATCTACAAGCGTGCCCATTACGGCCTGCAATCGGGGATACCCGACGAAATTGACTTTGCCTTGTACCACCTGGTCCAAATTTCCAACCAACGATGGGACAAGTTCAAGTTTGAAGGGTTTCCTTTGCTGGCGGAAACCCTGATGGAGAAGGCGTTGGACGTCACTCGTATCTGCACTGGAGTAAAATGGGAACTCCAGTATGATCCTCGGCAGCCCATCGATAGGGTTAACGTGCTCAACTCACTACACGGAAcgcgcaatctcctcgacAAGCTCCAAAAACTCCCCACGAACTTGCCCTACGACAGTCTTGAAACGTACGAGCTCAACCATGAGCTTCGGAATGTCAAAGAGGCCGTTTTGGTGATGCGTAACATGGTGTTGCTGAAGGAGAATGCTTGGTACGTCTCGCGCTACGCAAAGGGGCTCCTGAGGGATTTCCTGGTCGTCCTGATCAATCTCCCGAATCAGCCTCGTTTGAATGAAATCAAAAACGATGCACTCGATATTGCCGAAGAGTGCACCAAATTCATGCGGACGGACGTGGAAGATCCCTTGTGGGTCTCCCTAGTCAATTGCCTCGATTCATCAGATCGTGCGCATGTTATCAGAGCTCTCTGGGCATTGACGCACTTCTCTACCGAGATGGATGAGGGCGACGGAAACAGGGCCATGGAACGCATATCCAAGCCGACTCTACAGCAACTGTACTACCACACGTTACTGGACCTCGACAAAGACGTCCTGAGTGGTGCGCTTGATTTTTGGTATCAATACACGCTCAGCCCGGATAACATTGAAAAATTGATGGACATTATCAACTTCCCGGTGGTTTTTGTGCCTCGCATGGTCGCGCTGCTCACCTACGAATCACGGCCTACCAAAAAGGAAACCgttctccaagaagaaaaagtcgCTCCCGCTCCGTCAGAGATCCCGCGTGTGCCTGCGAAGCTTCTGAAGGACCTGATGGAACTCTCCGAGCCCGAGCGCAGCTCTCAGTGGCTCCGTTGCTGCTTCATCGAAGACACAGAGTGCGAGATCACGCAGATTGCCTTGTGGCAGGCCTACCAGAGCCGTTTCGCCGATCCTCGTATTCCTGGAGGCGGTGTTCTTCCTGCTGCCGAGTTTATCAAGAACGTCAGCAATACGTTTACAAACGCTCAAGCTCAAGTCATCAATGGCCCGGGAACCGCCAAGTTCATCATCAAGGGTATCCGACCTTTAGAGACTGCTTATACGTTTGAAGGGTTCCCATACCTGTACTGCAAGTGGGCCGACAACTCGAGTCCCTCCAAAATGTGCCAGCAGGCGTTCGCATCTCCTACCGACCTCCGGAACCACGTCTTCGCCGACCATATGAACTTAGAGCCTGCCGAGGAGCCAGGCCAGTACAAACTGGATGCCGCAGAAAAGCCCATTCACACCTGTCAATGGGATAATTGCAATCGATTCCGGGTGTCTGGACCAAGCACTAACACGGCAATGGTCGCTGGCCACGTCTCCTCCCACCTCCCCGAAGACCGCCCCGCCGGCGCACCGCCCCCAAGTTCCAAACGCGCCATTCTCCAAGAGCGCATCGTCCGCAAGTGGTATTACATGGATACCCCCGTCAACGAAAAAGGCGAGCCCTTCGGCGTCGCGTACAAGGCTGCATTGGTGCTGCGGAACATTGCGCGCGGGATCCCTGATCGCATGGCTTCGCAGTACGGCCTTCCCTGGAAAAAGGCAGTGTTCCTAAGCCAGCGCACCAAGATCGTCGAGTCCTGGGACCGCAATCGCGCTCTGCGCAAGGAACTCACTGAGTTGTTGATGGTGGTCGAACGAGAAGATGATTACTGA
- a CDS encoding uncharacterized protein (ID:PFLUO_002951-T1.cds;~source:funannotate), translating into MHSRIYDGIQSATKIANLNRYAPESGLPEVWDYSTIGALEERWNVTKEARKNLARKNLAQLHWAADMLQANQDILKKTLDPGQQPRENIAHVVQRMKFSADKYAKVHRLYYASSEFLLYEFFPIIPFDWALEELVNMLVKHQLATESPDGEVEVPERRPEDGLAHPIEHPTSIKRSVQILIIGMPYFYLSFPQSLPPAKHPLITDKKTNRIYRTANTPWSGKPFIFPDLNPEAPCFTPHNSGVRLAFRRDKQFQGYEPHNAREEEWLEAFVNLYRYLKGLESEGLART; encoded by the coding sequence ATGCACTCCCGCATTTACGACGGGATTCAATCAGCCACCAAGATTGCGAATCTGAATCGTTATGCTCCGGAGTCAGGACTTCCTGAAGTCTGGGATTATTCAACAATTGGGGCCCTGGAAGAGCGCTGGAATGTCACGAAAGAGGCGAGGAAGAACCTTGCACGCAAGAATCTTGCTCAGCTGCATTGGGCTGCAGATATGCTACAAGCGAACCAGGAcatcttgaagaagacaCTGGATCCAGGCCAACAGCCGCGAGAGAATATTGCGCATGTTGTTCAAAGAATGAAGTTCAGCGCAGACAAATATGCCAAAGTGCATCGCCTCTATTATGCAAGCTCAGAGTTCCTCCTTTATGAATTTTTTCCTATCATTCCGTTCGACTGGGCcttggaggagctggtcaatATGCTGGTAAAGCACCAGCTGGCCACCGAAAGCCCCGATGGAGAAGTCGAAGTGCCTGAAAGGAGGCCAGAAGATGGGCTTGCACATCCAATTGAACATCCAACATCGATCAAGCGTTCTGTCCAAATCCTGATCATCGGAATGCCCTATTTCTATTTATCCTTTCCTCAATCGCTGCCTCCCGCCAAGCATCCTCTCATAACAGATAAGAAGACGAACCGGATTTACCGAACTGCGAACACGCCTTGGTCTGGAAAGCCGTTCATATTTCCGGACCTTAATCCAGAGGCCCCGTGTTTTACGCCACATAATTCTGGAGTTCGCCTTGCGTTTCGCCGGGATAAGCAGTTTCAAGGGTATGAGCCTCATAATGCaagggaagaggaatggTTGGAGGCTTTTGTGAACTTATACCGATATTTGAAAGGCTTGGAGAGTGAAGGCCTGGCTCGGACTTGA
- a CDS encoding uncharacterized protein (ID:PFLUO_002953-T1.cds;~source:funannotate) — protein MAPPSGEEDLSVLLATMQPILDPTTYVFLNTKEPLPSLPLATLEPQLIVQEAEGITIVTTEALATSHGFKEHTFPCKKITLTIHSSLEAVGLIATITARLKDNGISTNVVSGYFHDHIYVPVNRAQGAMQVLGEFANAK, from the coding sequence ATGGCACCTCCAtctggcgaagaagatctcTCCGTCCTCCTTGCGACAATGCAGCCAATCTTGGACCCAACCACCTACGTCTTTCTCAACACCAAAGAGCCTCTCCCGTCCCTTCCACTGGCTACTCTCGAGCCACAGCTTATTGTCCAAGAGGCTGAAGGCATCACTATTGTGACCACCGAGGCGTTAGCCACGTCCCACGGCTTCAAAGAGCACACGTTTCCTTGCAAAAAGATCACGCTCACCATCCACTCCAGTCTTGAGGCTGTCGGACTGATTGCGACTATTACTGCGCGCCTCAAGGATAACGGTATCAGTACCAATGTTGTTAGCGGGTATTTTCATGATCACATCTATGTTCCGGTGAATCGGGCACAGGGTGCGATGCAGGTGCTTGGGGAATTTGCAAATGCGAAGTGA